A genomic stretch from Sulfuricurvum sp. includes:
- a CDS encoding HlyD family efflux transporter periplasmic adaptor subunit has translation MKYLPFFISLTLLSLSGCNEKSSQTYQGYAEGEYVNISSTQSGKLEKLFVKRGDTISKNTNLFLLDHANESLAFEQASSELAIAQATLDDYQKGSRPEEIHVLEAQLTQAKAASENASLQLAQNTRLYNSNAISKVEFDTTTALSLSTAAKVKELQNTLTVAKLSKRNDQIIAQKNRLKQLQAALDLAQWRVTEKALKSPKGALVFDTLYREGEFVPVGGIIVRLLPPENIKIRFFVPQAIIEKLAIHQPITITSRADHKKIPARITYISPEAEYTPPIIYSNETKDKLIYMIEAYPDRQYAALLHPGQPVEVSFE, from the coding sequence ATGAAATACCTACCATTTTTTATCTCTTTAACCCTACTCTCACTCAGTGGATGCAATGAAAAATCATCCCAAACCTATCAAGGCTACGCTGAGGGGGAATACGTCAATATCTCCTCAACCCAAAGCGGTAAACTCGAAAAACTTTTTGTCAAACGGGGAGATACAATCTCCAAAAACACTAATCTCTTTTTACTCGACCATGCCAACGAATCATTAGCGTTTGAACAAGCCTCTTCTGAACTTGCCATTGCACAAGCAACTCTCGATGATTACCAAAAAGGGTCACGCCCAGAAGAGATTCACGTCCTCGAAGCACAACTTACTCAAGCCAAAGCCGCTTCTGAAAATGCTTCACTCCAACTTGCTCAAAACACCCGTCTGTATAACTCCAATGCTATTTCAAAAGTCGAATTTGATACTACAACCGCACTCTCACTCAGCACTGCCGCCAAAGTCAAAGAGTTACAAAACACCCTCACCGTTGCCAAGCTCTCCAAACGAAACGATCAGATTATTGCCCAAAAAAATCGGCTGAAACAACTCCAAGCTGCACTCGATTTAGCGCAATGGAGGGTCACTGAAAAAGCACTCAAATCTCCCAAAGGTGCTTTGGTTTTCGATACCCTCTACCGTGAGGGGGAGTTTGTACCTGTGGGGGGGATAATTGTCCGTCTATTACCCCCTGAAAATATTAAAATACGATTTTTTGTCCCCCAAGCCATCATCGAAAAACTCGCTATCCATCAACCTATCACCATCACTTCTCGTGCTGATCACAAAAAGATTCCAGCCCGTATCACCTACATCTCACCCGAAGCAGAATACACCCCGCCCATCATCTACAGTAATGAGACCAAAGATAAACTCATCTACATGATCGAAGCGTATCCGGATAGACAATACGCCGCTTTGCTCCATCCGGGACAACCTGTGGAAGTGTCATTTGAATGA